In Acanthopagrus latus isolate v.2019 chromosome 6, fAcaLat1.1, whole genome shotgun sequence, the genomic window GACCAGCTAGTTCACGTAAGACAAAGATCAGTGATGGATACTGCAGattagagaggaaaaaagcagcatttttaacaAAGATATATCTACAAAATCACTTTAAAAGGATCGTGTTGTCTGTATTCTCAACAGCACATCAACAATGAGCACATCCACGGAGAAAAGAAGGAGTTTGTGTGTCACTGGCAGGAGTGCTCCCGAGAACAGAGGCCTTTCAAAGCCCAGTACATGCTGGTGGTTCACATGCgcagacacacaggagagaagccaCACAAGTGCACTGTGAGTTCATCTTCAGTCCCTGTTTATGtattttccctctctttgtgtctttctctgatgttgttgtttctgtctgtcaatTAGATTTTTTACATCTGCAAGCACAAAATTGCCAAAAGCTTATTTCgatttttttggttgttttaaaaCCGATCTGTACATTTCCATTTCAGTTTGAAGGCTGTAATAAGGCCTACTCTCGCCTGGAGAATTTAAAAACCCACCTGCGCTCTCACACTGGAGAGAAGCCATATGTGTGTGAACATGAAGGCTGTAACAAAGCCTTCTCAAACGCTTCAGACCGAGCCAAGCACCAGAACCGAACTCACTCCAATGAGGTACTGTAATGAACACCACTGAACACTACAGATAAATGATTTAACTTTTGTTATTACATTGGTCACTACAAAAGTAATTCAATAATACAAGTAATTTAGAGATCCATGCCAATATTATATATGTCAGTATTTTggatgtatttaaaaaaaacacactgacatcgATTTATACTGGCCCAAGAATAGTAAACTACTACATATGTGAGACCTTTTCACTATCAGAAACTTTGCAATAAAGTGAATTTGGATGTAAACTCAGATTTTGTGGGCTCTTTTACAGAAACCTTATGTGTGTAAGATCCCCGGCTGCACTAAACGGTACACAGATCCCAGCTCTTTGCGTAAACACGTGAAGACAGTGCATGGCCCCGAAGCCCACATCACCAAGAAACATCGTGGAGACACAGGACCTCGCCCCCCCGGGTCAGCAATGACTCCTGGAGGCCAGAGCTCTGAACTGTtgatggagaaagaggagacacGCAGGGAGGACTGCAAACTGTTGGCTCCTGAGACAGCTCTGGTGAGTGATGCAAGGTCCTTTGAAtataagaaaatatataaagCTCTGGTATTAAAAGCACCATTTCCATTGTTTTTCATGCCATAAGGTATGAATCAGTTAtacttaacatttctgcaacttGGGGTTGTCAGCCATTAAAGATGACAatatattacatacattttttcagAAATCCCAGCCAAGTCCTGGAGGTCAGTCATCCTGCAGTAGCGAGCGTTCTCCACTGGGGAGTGCCAATAACAATGACAGTGGGGTGGAGATGAACCTGAATGCAGCAGGCAGTCTGGAGGATCTCACAGCACTGGAGGATGGTGTAGCtggtggaggcggaggaggaggaggaggagagccaggaAGTGTAGCAGGAACTATGGGAATGTCAGCACAGGCTTTGAAGAGGCTGGAGAACCTGAAGATCGACAAACTGAAGCAAATCCGCAGACCAACCCCCCCTGCCCGCTGTGGCAATACCAAGCTACCCGCACTCCCTGGTATGTACTttgattagaaaagaaaaattgaaaatcaTATTCTGAAGTCTGTTGTAAGCAGAATTGACACATTGTGAAAAATTTAATTGTGAAAAGCAAGCTATGACTGATAAATCATTCAGGGACAGTTTGAGTGGGACagctaagtttttttttttgctttgtatcGTTTAACTGTTTCTAAGCTGTTTCCTCCTTCTGGTTGTACATTTTCAGGTCCAGGTGAGAGTATGGGAATGTGTGCGCCTTCTCCACTCCTCTCAAATCGACGAGTTATGGAGCTGTCCAATCACGAGTTAGGAAGTGGCACAGCGATTGGCTGTTCTTCTAGCGACAGGAGAGGAAGCGGCACCAGCAGCCTCAGCTCTGCATATACCGTCAGCCGTAGGTCATCCATGGTGTCTCCTTACCTGTCCAGCCGGCGTTCCAGTGATGTTTCACAAATGGGAGGAACACCAGGGGGAGGATGTCACCTTCTTGGCCCAGAGCAGAGCGGAGGAGACCCCCTCTCGCCTGAGACCAATCGCAGAGGAGCCCCATGTCCTGGAGGAGGATTGCCTGGTCTTCCTAATTTAACACCTGCCCAGCAATACAGCCTAAAGGCCAAATATGCTGCAGCAACTGGTGGACCACCACCCACTCCTTTACCCAATATGGAGCAGGCAGCTACTCCCGGCAGAAGAGGAGGTATTTTAAGCGAGTACCAGGGGCAACCTCTGCCTCCTTTCCTTCAACAAGTTGGTCCACGTAGACACAGTGCCAATACAGAGTATGGTACTGGTGTTATCTACCCTCACCAGGCTCCGGGTAACAACAGCAGGCGAGCTAGTGACCCAGTTCGATCAGTGGCAGATCCACAAGCTCTCCCGAAACGCTTTAATAGCCTTAACAATGTTGCAATGATGGGCCGAAGGAATGCTCTGCAACACCGCTCTGACTCCAGTCTCGCCCGCCACATGTACTCCCCTCGGCCACCTAGcattacagaaaatgtaatgatgGAGGCTATGGGTATGGAGCCCCACCTTGCTCCTGTTGATGCCAGGGATCGTTCCTTGATGATGCCCCCTGGAGAGAGAAGCTTCATGGGATACCAGCAACAGCATCAAACTCTTGGAGGAGCCGGAGGTGGAGGTCCTCTTTCAAATCAACTGTCCCCAAGCCATGACTCGCTGAGCTGCCCTGACCAGGCTTACATGCAGGGACACTACCAGAACCAGGGAGGGGAAGTCCCTTCCAGAGCTGGTGGAAATTCAATAGGTCAAGTAAGGCCCATTCACTCAGAGGGCATGTCTAATACACTTCTGCAGCAGGCTGAGTACAGTATGAGCACCTGCCAGCTCAGTCCCTCAGGCCCTCATTACCCTGGCATTGGCCAGGGGGGTGATGCTGGAGGCACTTGGAGTGATACCCACAACCAAATCCAATCTTCCAGCCATGCTCTCCAGAACCAGCGAGGAATGCCGTATTCGGATGCCACCCTGCAGCCTCAACAGACACCAACCCACTTCAACAATCAGCAAGCCCTCTACAACAGTCCCGATGGAACCCACAAACTCATCATCAAGCCTGAGCAGCAGTTCCATCCGGGGATGGGAGGTGGAGATGCCTGTCAAAGTGCTAAACTCCAACAGCAGCGGATGCTCCTCCAGCAGACTCAGGGTTACCCGCAACAGACAGGCCAGGTCATGATGAGGAATTCAAACAACCCCAGCTGTGACTTTCAGGGGCAGAACCAGAACTCCTTCCCCAGTGGCGGGGGCTTGAGCTTGGGCTGTGCTGGAACTTCACTAGCAGAAGGGCAGAGGTCAGAAACCCCCATGATGCAGGTGAAGGAGATGATGGTGAGGAACTATGTGCAGTCCCAACAAGCACTCATGTGGGAGCAGCAACaagaacagcaacagcagagtgGAATAAAacctccccctctgtctgataACATGGATATGAGTGCCCAGACAGCAATGATGCAGCACAGTCCACAACACCAAAACCAGAATCTTTACTCTAGCCAAACCTATCCATCCTACCCCAACCAGAACCTGGTCATGAGCCCTCCGTCCCACAGCTCTGTGACACCGAAAGACCAGCAGCTCCAAGGCTCATGTTATGGCCAGGAGATGGTGGTCCCCAGGCCTCCTCAGGGACGGAAACCCCTCAGCCGTCAGAACAGCCTGTCACAGGTAGGAGGAGTCTACTTGGGCAGCCCACCCCACCTCAGCCCTGTCCACTCTACTACCAGCCCCAGGCGAGCAGTCCGACTTCCTCCAGTTCAGCATCCACAGCACCCgcaaaatgaaatgttctcTCCTTCgaataacaacaacatgtaCTACTCGGGTCAGATAAACATGGGtatggagaaacacactgaccCCCAAAACGGACCTTGTCTCAACCAGCAGCACAGTATGGGGTCCAACCTGGACCCAACAGTTGGCACAAAGTCTGCACCCTATCCTCAGTCTGGTCCTATCTCAAATGCCTTAGAAAATCTTGACCTGGACAATGCTCGCATAGACTTCACCTCCATCATTGATGATGCTGAGCCTTCCTCCTTCAGTCCAGTCAACAATCCCCTTCAGGGCCAACCAGGGTCTTCCTCCCAGGCCTCATCCCGTCTCACCACCCCCCAGACTTCTGTCAGCCTCGCTGCAGGCTCTGGCCTGTCCAACATGGCTGTGGGCGACATGACGTCTATGCTTACCTCGCTGGCTGGGGAGAATAAATACCTGAACACACTGTCTTAAAGGAGGACATCTTTTCCAGGACACAATCAAGTAGAGTTCT contains:
- the gli1 gene encoding zinc finger protein GLI1 isoform X1; translated protein: MPVDMQPHQGLYHYETSPSQPSRGLVPSDQSPYSDVSSLRAPLLNGPPQDCRTMYNPMTPSMTHGSGPGQGIGHCMDQYMRPPQAPPPHSMMGHRGMPPTECGNSTPYCNQNNMMSSHHNFCQIQPGSDQIGSGDGRMSFSTVKCSRFSTPRSMLKLSKKRALSISPLSDASVDLQTVIRTSPNSLVAFVNARCNPNGASSYGHLSVSAMSPSLGYSSNINCQSRQQGSMYGGGGGTPLGGHTPGPCQASRLPPHNPRLLAPPKHGHLKTEPGLGGVMDGMNVKSLEERSEGDVASPSSTGTQDPLLGLLDGRDDLDKEDGKIEQEAIYETNCHWESCNKEFDTQDQLVHHINNEHIHGEKKEFVCHWQECSREQRPFKAQYMLVVHMRRHTGEKPHKCTFEGCNKAYSRLENLKTHLRSHTGEKPYVCEHEGCNKAFSNASDRAKHQNRTHSNEKPYVCKIPGCTKRYTDPSSLRKHVKTVHGPEAHITKKHRGDTGPRPPGSAMTPGGQSSELLMEKEETRREDCKLLAPETALKSQPSPGGQSSCSSERSPLGSANNNDSGVEMNLNAAGSLEDLTALEDGVAGGGGGGGGGEPGSVAGTMGMSAQALKRLENLKIDKLKQIRRPTPPARCGNTKLPALPGPGESMGMCAPSPLLSNRRVMELSNHELGSGTAIGCSSSDRRGSGTSSLSSAYTVSRRSSMVSPYLSSRRSSDVSQMGGTPGGGCHLLGPEQSGGDPLSPETNRRGAPCPGGGLPGLPNLTPAQQYSLKAKYAAATGGPPPTPLPNMEQAATPGRRGGILSEYQGQPLPPFLQQVGPRRHSANTEYGTGVIYPHQAPGNNSRRASDPVRSVADPQALPKRFNSLNNVAMMGRRNALQHRSDSSLARHMYSPRPPSITENVMMEAMGMEPHLAPVDARDRSLMMPPGERSFMGYQQQHQTLGGAGGGGPLSNQLSPSHDSLSCPDQAYMQGHYQNQGGEVPSRAGGNSIGQVRPIHSEGMSNTLLQQAEYSMSTCQLSPSGPHYPGIGQGGDAGGTWSDTHNQIQSSSHALQNQRGMPYSDATLQPQQTPTHFNNQQALYNSPDGTHKLIIKPEQQFHPGMGGGDACQSAKLQQQRMLLQQTQGYPQQTGQVMMRNSNNPSCDFQGQNQNSFPSGGGLSLGCAGTSLAEGQRSETPMMQVKEMMVRNYVQSQQALMWEQQQEQQQQSGIKPPPLSDNMDMSAQTAMMQHSPQHQNQNLYSSQTYPSYPNQNLVMSPPSHSSVTPKDQQLQGSCYGQEMVVPRPPQGRKPLSRQNSLSQVGGVYLGSPPHLSPVHSTTSPRRAVRLPPVQHPQHPQNEMFSPSNNNNMYYSGQINMGMEKHTDPQNGPCLNQQHSMGSNLDPTVGTKSAPYPQSGPISNALENLDLDNARIDFTSIIDDAEPSSFSPVNNPLQGQPGSSSQASSRLTTPQTSVSLAAGSGLSNMAVGDMTSMLTSLAGENKYLNTLS
- the gli1 gene encoding zinc finger protein GLI1 isoform X2 produces the protein MPVDMQPHQGLYHYETSPSQPSRGLVPSDQSPYSDVSSLRAPLLNGPPQDCRTMYNPMTPSMTHGSGPGQGIGHCMDQYMRPPQAPPPHSMMGHRGMPPTECGNSTPYCNQNNMMSSHHNFCQIQPGSDQIGSGDGSRFSTPRSMLKLSKKRALSISPLSDASVDLQTVIRTSPNSLVAFVNARCNPNGASSYGHLSVSAMSPSLGYSSNINCQSRQQGSMYGGGGGTPLGGHTPGPCQASRLPPHNPRLLAPPKHGHLKTEPGLGGVMDGMNVKSLEERSEGDVASPSSTGTQDPLLGLLDGRDDLDKEDGKIEQEAIYETNCHWESCNKEFDTQDQLVHHINNEHIHGEKKEFVCHWQECSREQRPFKAQYMLVVHMRRHTGEKPHKCTFEGCNKAYSRLENLKTHLRSHTGEKPYVCEHEGCNKAFSNASDRAKHQNRTHSNEKPYVCKIPGCTKRYTDPSSLRKHVKTVHGPEAHITKKHRGDTGPRPPGSAMTPGGQSSELLMEKEETRREDCKLLAPETALKSQPSPGGQSSCSSERSPLGSANNNDSGVEMNLNAAGSLEDLTALEDGVAGGGGGGGGGEPGSVAGTMGMSAQALKRLENLKIDKLKQIRRPTPPARCGNTKLPALPGPGESMGMCAPSPLLSNRRVMELSNHELGSGTAIGCSSSDRRGSGTSSLSSAYTVSRRSSMVSPYLSSRRSSDVSQMGGTPGGGCHLLGPEQSGGDPLSPETNRRGAPCPGGGLPGLPNLTPAQQYSLKAKYAAATGGPPPTPLPNMEQAATPGRRGGILSEYQGQPLPPFLQQVGPRRHSANTEYGTGVIYPHQAPGNNSRRASDPVRSVADPQALPKRFNSLNNVAMMGRRNALQHRSDSSLARHMYSPRPPSITENVMMEAMGMEPHLAPVDARDRSLMMPPGERSFMGYQQQHQTLGGAGGGGPLSNQLSPSHDSLSCPDQAYMQGHYQNQGGEVPSRAGGNSIGQVRPIHSEGMSNTLLQQAEYSMSTCQLSPSGPHYPGIGQGGDAGGTWSDTHNQIQSSSHALQNQRGMPYSDATLQPQQTPTHFNNQQALYNSPDGTHKLIIKPEQQFHPGMGGGDACQSAKLQQQRMLLQQTQGYPQQTGQVMMRNSNNPSCDFQGQNQNSFPSGGGLSLGCAGTSLAEGQRSETPMMQVKEMMVRNYVQSQQALMWEQQQEQQQQSGIKPPPLSDNMDMSAQTAMMQHSPQHQNQNLYSSQTYPSYPNQNLVMSPPSHSSVTPKDQQLQGSCYGQEMVVPRPPQGRKPLSRQNSLSQVGGVYLGSPPHLSPVHSTTSPRRAVRLPPVQHPQHPQNEMFSPSNNNNMYYSGQINMGMEKHTDPQNGPCLNQQHSMGSNLDPTVGTKSAPYPQSGPISNALENLDLDNARIDFTSIIDDAEPSSFSPVNNPLQGQPGSSSQASSRLTTPQTSVSLAAGSGLSNMAVGDMTSMLTSLAGENKYLNTLS